In the Chitinophagales bacterium genome, one interval contains:
- a CDS encoding DUF922 domain-containing Zn-dependent protease, protein MNILLLLALLYMPFNGPPDTSDDDEIRWTDRSEITFDDFKGSVPESSPWAALTASYIYFNYSTTNGRISMIKVYASFKKNESWMKTNRDDVLGHEQLHFAITEYFARKLYAESQALKEKAGDPSAAANSLFKKINESCDRLQATYDSETEHGIKTEAQAQWKAKLESMLKEYDAYPAMTD, encoded by the coding sequence ATGAACATACTCTTGCTACTTGCGCTGCTTTACATGCCATTCAACGGGCCGCCTGATACCAGTGATGATGATGAAATCAGGTGGACTGACCGCAGTGAGATAACATTCGACGACTTTAAAGGCAGTGTGCCGGAATCTTCCCCATGGGCTGCCCTGACTGCCAGCTATATTTATTTCAATTACAGCACTACCAATGGCCGGATCAGTATGATTAAAGTTTATGCATCGTTCAAGAAGAATGAATCATGGATGAAGACCAACCGCGATGATGTGCTGGGTCATGAGCAGTTGCATTTTGCCATCACCGAATATTTTGCCAGGAAACTCTATGCGGAATCGCAGGCGCTGAAAGAAAAGGCCGGCGATCCTTCTGCTGCGGCGAATTCACTTTTCAAAAAGATCAATGAATCCTGTGACCGGTTGCAGGCAACCTATGACAGTGAGACAGAACATGGTATCAAAACGGAAGCACAGGCACAATGGAAAGCAAAGCTGGAGAGCATGCTCAAAGAGTATGATGCGTATCCGGCAATGACCGACTAA
- a CDS encoding SAM-dependent chlorinase/fluorinase: MAIITLTTDLGSHDHYAAAVKGELLKALPGAVPVDITHDIAPFNIMHGSFVLKNCYHHFPAGTYHLIGVNMNSEEGMVHLAVMKDGYVFIGPDNGIFGLLWDGVVPDRVYQLKVQGKEAESTLPMKDLYVRVLKHLAEGGMPEAVGVKVSSFRQSAIGRPIVAAGYIKASIIYFDRFENAVVNIRKEEFEQIRQNRPFLVYFKKYEDVDTISKNYYDVPESEKVCLFNSSGYLEIAIHKGNAMGLLNLSVGDFVQIEFH; this comes from the coding sequence ATGGCAATAATCACACTTACCACTGACCTTGGCTCGCACGATCACTATGCGGCTGCAGTGAAGGGTGAATTGCTGAAAGCGCTTCCCGGAGCTGTGCCGGTGGATATCACGCATGATATTGCACCGTTTAATATTATGCATGGTTCATTTGTACTGAAGAATTGTTACCATCATTTTCCGGCAGGCACCTATCACCTGATTGGCGTGAACATGAACAGCGAAGAGGGCATGGTACACCTTGCCGTGATGAAGGATGGTTATGTTTTCATTGGTCCTGATAATGGCATCTTCGGACTGCTATGGGATGGGGTGGTACCGGACAGGGTGTATCAGTTGAAAGTGCAGGGCAAAGAAGCGGAGAGCACGCTGCCGATGAAAGATCTGTATGTAAGGGTATTGAAACATCTTGCAGAAGGCGGCATGCCTGAAGCGGTAGGGGTAAAGGTTTCTTCCTTCCGGCAGTCAGCGATAGGGAGACCTATTGTGGCAGCAGGTTATATCAAAGCTTCCATCATCTACTTCGACCGTTTCGAAAATGCGGTGGTGAATATCAGGAAAGAGGAATTCGAACAGATACGGCAAAACCGTCCGTTCCTCGTATATTTTAAAAAATATGAAGATGTGGACACCATCAGCAAAAATTATTATGATGTGCCGGAAAGTGAGAAGGTATGCCTCTTTAACAGCAGCGGATATCTTGAAATTGCCATCCACAAAGGCAATGCAATGGGCCTGCTCAACCTCAGCGTAGGCGACTTTGTGCAGATAGAATTCCATTGA
- a CDS encoding carotenoid biosynthesis protein: MCKKNYRLIIAMALLAVAYVICFISITGVIPSPLLNLAIPFTLLFSVMVLLIFHQPRTAKSIFILLLLMVTGLCIGYAGAHTGLIFGEYAYGSALGRKIMNTPIVIGLHWFILVYVTHVSVRLIGIARPWIELTAAALMTAIDYLAEPVAMQYDLWQWKDGIIPVQNFVAWFYISFLLQLFLNRVKPVQENQVAIPILVLQILFYAALNML; the protein is encoded by the coding sequence ATGTGTAAAAAAAACTACAGGCTGATTATAGCAATGGCATTGCTCGCTGTGGCATATGTGATTTGCTTTATTAGCATTACGGGCGTTATTCCTTCGCCATTGTTAAACCTGGCCATTCCATTCACCTTACTTTTTTCGGTAATGGTATTATTGATCTTCCATCAGCCACGTACCGCTAAATCTATCTTCATCCTGTTGTTGCTGATGGTGACAGGCCTTTGCATCGGATATGCAGGAGCGCATACCGGTTTGATTTTTGGCGAATATGCATACGGAAGTGCTTTGGGCCGGAAGATCATGAATACACCGATTGTAATTGGACTGCACTGGTTCATCCTCGTATATGTCACGCATGTATCCGTGCGGCTCATCGGAATTGCCAGGCCATGGATTGAACTGACTGCTGCTGCTTTAATGACGGCAATCGACTACCTGGCGGAACCGGTAGCCATGCAATATGATCTCTGGCAATGGAAGGATGGCATTATACCCGTTCAAAACTTTGTTGCATGGTTTTACATCAGTTTCCTGCTGCAGCTCTTTTTAAACAGGGTGAAGCCCGTACAGGAGAATCAGGTGGCTATTCCAATACTGGTTTTGCAGATTTTGTTTTACGCAGCATTGAATATGCTTTGA
- a CDS encoding sterol desaturase family protein: MESSIFGAPEITFQQVKEIDANAPQLIMWAIPVMVFFTAVEYFVAKYQHRDDVYDDTELRGSVLVGLGNLMSNYVSKLVLFILVAFFYNLVPWRMEFRWWLFIPCYVLLDLCSYWAHRISHHQRFWWTTHVPHHSANNYNLAVSFRLSWIQEFKVLFFIPVTIAGFHPMIFFVVNQVAVLFQFWVHTEYIKKLPRWIEYIFATPSNHRVHHGSQEKYLDKNFGATFIIWDRMFGTFQPEEERPVYGITTPVHTGNPFRLVFQEAIDMIQDARKAKSWKERIWYLFGSPVSIAKHKRELAEKQAQPEIQPEVKIKPQLISS; this comes from the coding sequence ATGGAATCATCCATTTTCGGAGCACCGGAAATAACCTTTCAGCAAGTAAAAGAAATTGACGCAAATGCTCCGCAGCTTATTATGTGGGCTATTCCCGTTATGGTGTTTTTTACAGCTGTGGAATACTTCGTGGCAAAGTATCAGCACCGCGACGATGTCTACGATGATACTGAATTGCGCGGATCCGTTTTGGTTGGGCTCGGTAACCTGATGAGCAACTACGTATCCAAACTTGTGCTGTTTATCCTGGTTGCTTTCTTCTATAACCTCGTACCCTGGAGAATGGAATTCCGCTGGTGGCTCTTCATACCCTGTTATGTACTGCTCGATTTATGCAGCTACTGGGCGCACCGTATTTCCCATCATCAGCGATTCTGGTGGACCACGCATGTGCCTCACCACAGCGCCAATAATTACAACCTTGCCGTATCATTCCGCCTGTCGTGGATACAGGAATTCAAGGTGCTATTTTTCATACCGGTTACCATTGCTGGTTTTCACCCCATGATATTTTTTGTGGTGAACCAGGTAGCGGTGCTTTTTCAATTCTGGGTGCATACCGAATACATCAAAAAACTGCCCCGCTGGATTGAATATATATTTGCCACACCTTCCAATCATCGTGTGCATCACGGATCGCAGGAGAAGTATCTTGACAAAAATTTCGGCGCCACCTTCATCATCTGGGACCGCATGTTCGGCACCTTTCAGCCGGAGGAAGAACGACCTGTTTACGGCATAACAACCCCTGTTCACACCGGTAACCCCTTCCGTCTTGTCTTCCAGGAAGCCATTGATATGATACAGGATGCGAGAAAAGCAAAATCATGGAAAGAACGGATCTGGTACCTGTTCGGAAGCCCGGTAAGCATTGCGAAACACAAACGCGAACTCGCGGAGAAACAGGCACAACCGGAAATACAACCGGAAGTAAAAATAAAACCACAATTGATCTCTTCCTGA